From Thalassotalea euphylliae, the proteins below share one genomic window:
- the xdhB gene encoding xanthine dehydrogenase molybdopterin binding subunit: MRHFEIAQAKHASKPQSSSLGHAKHHDSAIKQVCGSANYIDDNAEPAGCLHAYPVTAPFTRGVIKRIDTSKAQALAGVKRILSASDVPGKIDIGPIFEGDLLLASDTIEFHHQPVLLVVADSYETARRAARLVEFDYQAETAVTDIETAIEQQAWVRPPHALTRGDAKAAIANASHQLRGEMHIGGQEHFYLEGQVSMAQPNGDGGIFVQCSTQHPTEVQHLIAKVLKQPFHFVTVEMRRMGGGFGGKETQAAPWACLAALASYHLNCAVKIRLARADDFRLTGKRHPFFNRYQVGFDEQGVIAGADIEVNGYCGYSPDLSDAIVDRAMFHADNAYYYPAAKITGNRCKVNTVSHTAFRGFGGPQGMMVAEQIVDDIAATLGKDPLTVRKANLYRQSRSTTPYHQEVEQHALIDMIEQVEQEAEYWQRKAQIKAFNQVSPIIKQGLALTPVKFGISFTVQHLNQAGALVNIYSDGSIHLNHGGTEMGQGLNTKVAQVVAHAFGVDLERVGITATRTDKVPNTSPTAASSGSDLNGMAALNAANTIKARLSEFIANHFSVEQGTIRFSDNKVYHDKGELSFDELASLAYLNRISLSSTGYYATPKIHYDRQQAKGRPFFYYAHGVALTQVEIDTLTGENTVTRVDILHDVGHSLNPALDIGQIEGAFIQGMGWLTTEDLVWNKQGQLASFNPATYKIPAIGDTPAQFNVNLYQSANPEASVFRSKAVGEPPFMLAISVWSAIRDAISSVADYQINPRLDTPATPERVLAAVQQAQAYQQAAKAGAAQVNDQTNINQNVEVTNG, translated from the coding sequence ATCCGGTCACTGCCCCGTTTACGCGTGGCGTGATTAAGCGTATCGATACCAGCAAAGCACAGGCCTTAGCAGGCGTTAAACGCATTCTCTCGGCAAGCGATGTGCCAGGGAAAATTGATATCGGGCCGATTTTTGAAGGCGATTTGTTGCTTGCCAGCGATACGATTGAGTTTCACCATCAACCTGTGTTGCTTGTTGTAGCTGATAGTTACGAAACGGCGCGCCGAGCAGCGCGTTTGGTTGAGTTTGACTACCAAGCAGAAACGGCGGTAACCGATATTGAAACGGCAATTGAACAGCAAGCCTGGGTGCGACCACCGCATGCCTTAACACGCGGTGATGCAAAAGCGGCGATTGCCAATGCGAGCCACCAACTAAGAGGGGAAATGCACATTGGTGGGCAAGAGCATTTTTATTTGGAAGGGCAAGTGTCGATGGCGCAGCCCAATGGTGATGGCGGTATTTTCGTGCAGTGTTCAACTCAGCACCCAACGGAAGTACAGCATTTAATTGCCAAAGTATTGAAGCAACCGTTTCACTTTGTCACCGTTGAAATGCGCCGTATGGGCGGTGGTTTCGGCGGCAAGGAAACACAAGCTGCCCCTTGGGCGTGTTTAGCAGCACTGGCGAGTTATCATTTAAATTGTGCGGTAAAAATACGCCTGGCTCGTGCTGATGATTTTCGTTTGACGGGTAAACGTCACCCCTTTTTTAATCGCTATCAAGTCGGCTTTGACGAGCAAGGGGTTATTGCTGGCGCAGATATTGAAGTGAACGGCTATTGCGGTTACTCGCCCGATTTATCGGATGCGATTGTTGACCGGGCCATGTTCCATGCCGATAACGCCTATTATTATCCCGCGGCCAAAATTACGGGGAATCGCTGCAAAGTTAACACGGTGAGCCACACCGCTTTTCGTGGTTTTGGTGGCCCACAAGGCATGATGGTGGCAGAGCAAATCGTCGATGATATCGCGGCAACGCTGGGCAAAGATCCGCTGACTGTGCGCAAAGCAAATTTATACCGACAAAGCCGTTCAACCACACCATATCATCAAGAAGTTGAGCAGCACGCGCTGATTGACATGATTGAGCAAGTAGAGCAAGAAGCCGAGTACTGGCAACGCAAAGCACAGATTAAAGCCTTTAATCAGGTTTCTCCGATTATCAAGCAAGGTTTGGCGCTAACCCCAGTAAAATTCGGTATTTCGTTTACGGTGCAGCACCTGAATCAAGCGGGTGCTTTAGTGAACATTTATTCCGATGGTTCAATTCATCTTAACCATGGTGGCACCGAAATGGGGCAGGGGCTTAATACGAAAGTCGCGCAAGTAGTCGCTCATGCCTTTGGCGTCGACTTAGAGCGCGTGGGGATCACCGCAACACGCACCGATAAAGTGCCGAATACTTCACCAACTGCGGCTTCTAGCGGTAGTGATTTGAACGGTATGGCGGCGTTAAACGCCGCTAATACCATTAAAGCGCGACTGAGTGAATTTATTGCCAACCACTTTTCAGTTGAACAGGGCACGATCCGTTTTAGCGATAACAAGGTCTATCACGATAAAGGTGAGTTAAGCTTTGATGAGCTGGCGAGTTTGGCGTATCTAAATCGCATTTCGCTGTCGTCAACCGGTTATTACGCGACGCCGAAAATTCACTACGATCGCCAGCAAGCCAAAGGGCGTCCATTCTTTTATTACGCACATGGGGTTGCCTTAACCCAAGTTGAAATAGACACCTTAACTGGTGAAAACACCGTCACACGAGTCGATATCTTGCATGATGTTGGTCATTCGCTTAATCCCGCGCTCGATATCGGCCAAATTGAAGGCGCCTTTATCCAAGGTATGGGGTGGCTAACCACGGAAGACTTAGTATGGAATAAGCAAGGACAGCTGGCGAGCTTTAATCCCGCGACCTACAAAATTCCCGCCATTGGTGATACGCCTGCCCAGTTCAACGTGAATTTGTATCAATCGGCCAACCCTGAAGCGTCAGTGTTTCGCTCGAAAGCAGTTGGCGAACCGCCGTTTATGTTGGCCATTAGTGTCTGGAGTGCAATTCGTGATGCGATAAGCAGTGTTGCTGACTACCAAATCAATCCAAGGCTTGATACGCCGGCAACCCCAGAGCGAGTGTTGGCAGCTGTGCAACAAGCACAGGCGTATCAGCAAGCAGCAAAGGCTGGCGCAGCGCAAGTAAATGACCAAACCAATATTAACCAGAACGTGGAGGTGACAAATGGCTAG